Proteins encoded within one genomic window of Alkalilimnicola sp. S0819:
- a CDS encoding CBS domain-containing protein, with the protein MSQTVADVMTRKLVFVQMDDPVRLARALFEEHGFHHLLVLEREGLAGVLSDRDLLRTVSPYVGTVAERERDLRTLERPVHQIMSRRPLVIHEHIPVARAAALMVEADVSCLPVVSEQGAVRGILTRKDVLRWCAEHLDSKA; encoded by the coding sequence ATGAGTCAGACCGTGGCCGACGTGATGACGCGCAAGCTGGTCTTCGTGCAGATGGATGACCCGGTGCGGCTTGCTCGTGCCCTGTTCGAAGAGCATGGCTTCCATCACCTGCTGGTTCTGGAACGGGAAGGCCTCGCGGGCGTGTTGTCGGACCGGGATTTGCTGCGCACCGTGAGTCCCTACGTGGGTACCGTGGCCGAGCGGGAGCGGGATCTGCGCACCCTGGAGCGCCCCGTGCACCAGATCATGAGTCGGCGCCCGCTGGTGATCCATGAGCACATACCGGTGGCGCGAGCGGCGGCGCTCATGGTGGAGGCGGATGTCTCCTGCCTGCCGGTGGTGTCCGAGCAGGGCGCGGTGCGTGGCATCCTGACCCGCAAGGACGTGCTGCGTTGGTGTGCGGAGCATCTGGATAGCAAGGCGTAA
- a CDS encoding DUF6701 domain-containing protein, with translation MPVGLPNHRRWSNLLLGLLLLTAAGNAWAACSVYHGFATINEVHRSGNATRFIEVKLLDGSIPAAEYEQWTVRACGEDGRPCTTDISLAQATSISYPWLVIEKSLLPNRRVVDLSDPMSVILRDADGDTIDFLSVDGENTNRDYSCTPAYDWRAGDTNSHTLRRTPDGTGDWGSAPGNSSNNTEGDTNDNEGGADLPLLALDDVIVAAGDAALFTVTLDQSAANDVRVGYRTVDGSAVAGTDYTASSGTLVIPAGTTSATVSVPTDAASQGGDFHVVLEQPDNASIGDHFGRGSILAPVIYLPMDEPGWDGSANEVTDESGNGYDGTAGGDATTSDLVPRALAGNPGTCGYGVLDGNGDYVLLDDAGDELEDSYTFASWVRLDSVAGQQTVFSAPRSGFWGIAQAGQTLSVDNGDLLYFRYGANFGGGSASFRVPAPLVPGQWHHLAVSHDAAARRVRMFVDGVELGTRSYGPSASPSAFGPLLLATDIGWNWWLGYVARNEMAGAMDEVRLYRAAYDASVIDHLRDLRHPCGGVGLDQLLITHDARGVHCLNEPITVQARAGGAAFTGFQGTVQLNTGTGAGGWQVAPGFNAANLADADPNDGLASYQFDGSEPDATVELRLVYREGANPVQIQASAGGIVGTAADLVFTPSGYVFTDAPVGNPAALDQSLAANTAGTGRTLHITAYGQTPTDPVCGIIESYDGAKALDFWAGYQQPAHAGGAPRRVLVDGRGIDHFEGEGQAGGAWSVSFSQGRAQVPVRYKDTGSVRLHARDTGTPVDTDDVLSGDIRGGSQTWVSRPAELLVNAIRRAVDGVANPAAADADGPAFIAAGEDFLLRVEARDADGDLTPSFGQEGEAVDLEHSLLAPAGGQNPALQDGGSGPLQAFSGGQADSHSLSWGEVGILQMRALIADGDYLGSGSLQGAWSEPVGRFHPASFQVQIEPESGSRVDFAAPAGSFGYLGQGFVFDTPPRVTLRALNADGARTRNYEAAFWKLGDELALGGPARYSYADNAVLTNPSVPGLDSPGAAVAFPDTSAVAGELVLSGVHAGAAFAYQRGNMPLAPFDPDVSLTVALDDGDAQGQATLTPIGFSIDALGAGETGYNDQVDELLRWGRLRVANSYGPETRPQPVPLIAEYWSSQGVFVPNTLDSSTPYDGGQPGMLAGATYLGGLSAAQLGSSGSGVLSSGAAQFSLHDDTDSSAGPGVPGTVVYRLPVPDYLRYDWDDVDGAGDGPQDDDPPARATFGVYGGQEDLLYLREIY, from the coding sequence ATGCCGGTAGGACTTCCCAACCATCGACGCTGGTCGAATCTACTGCTGGGTTTGCTGCTATTGACGGCCGCCGGCAACGCCTGGGCGGCCTGCTCAGTCTATCACGGTTTCGCCACCATCAACGAGGTGCACCGCAGCGGGAACGCTACCCGTTTCATCGAGGTGAAACTGCTCGATGGCAGCATTCCGGCGGCGGAATACGAGCAGTGGACCGTGCGCGCTTGTGGGGAAGATGGCAGACCCTGCACCACCGACATCAGTCTCGCCCAAGCCACCTCCATCAGTTATCCCTGGCTGGTCATCGAGAAATCCTTGCTGCCGAATCGGCGGGTGGTGGACCTGTCTGATCCCATGTCCGTGATTCTGCGCGACGCCGATGGTGACACCATCGATTTCCTCAGCGTCGATGGCGAGAACACTAACCGGGATTACAGTTGTACGCCGGCCTACGACTGGCGAGCCGGCGACACCAACAGTCACACCCTGCGACGCACGCCCGATGGCACCGGCGACTGGGGCTCCGCCCCGGGCAATTCCTCCAACAACACGGAAGGCGATACCAACGACAATGAGGGTGGGGCTGACCTGCCGCTGCTGGCCCTGGACGATGTGATCGTGGCGGCGGGGGATGCCGCCTTGTTCACCGTGACGCTCGATCAGAGCGCGGCCAACGATGTCCGGGTGGGTTACCGCACGGTGGATGGTTCCGCGGTCGCCGGCACTGACTATACGGCGAGTAGCGGTACCTTGGTGATTCCGGCGGGCACCACATCGGCGACGGTCAGCGTGCCCACCGACGCGGCCTCCCAGGGCGGCGACTTCCACGTGGTGCTGGAACAGCCGGACAACGCCAGCATCGGTGACCACTTCGGCCGTGGGTCGATTCTTGCGCCGGTGATTTATTTGCCCATGGACGAGCCCGGCTGGGACGGCAGTGCCAACGAGGTGACGGACGAAAGCGGCAACGGCTACGACGGCACCGCCGGCGGTGACGCGACCACCTCCGACCTCGTACCGCGCGCCTTGGCGGGTAACCCGGGCACCTGTGGTTACGGCGTGCTGGACGGCAACGGCGACTATGTGCTCCTGGATGATGCCGGTGATGAGCTGGAGGACAGCTATACCTTCGCGAGCTGGGTGCGGCTGGATAGCGTGGCTGGCCAACAGACTGTATTCAGCGCGCCCCGTTCGGGTTTCTGGGGTATTGCCCAGGCAGGGCAGACCTTGAGTGTCGACAACGGTGATCTGCTGTATTTTCGCTATGGCGCGAACTTCGGCGGCGGTTCGGCGAGCTTCCGCGTGCCCGCGCCGCTCGTGCCGGGGCAGTGGCATCATCTTGCGGTGAGCCACGATGCGGCGGCCCGGCGCGTGCGCATGTTCGTGGACGGCGTAGAGCTCGGCACACGAAGCTATGGGCCGAGTGCGAGCCCTTCGGCGTTCGGGCCTTTGCTGTTGGCGACGGATATCGGTTGGAACTGGTGGCTCGGGTACGTTGCGCGCAACGAGATGGCGGGCGCCATGGATGAGGTACGCCTATACCGTGCCGCCTACGACGCCTCGGTGATCGACCACCTTCGGGATCTGCGTCATCCCTGTGGCGGGGTCGGTTTGGACCAGCTCCTCATCACCCACGACGCACGCGGTGTGCACTGCCTGAACGAACCGATCACCGTGCAGGCCCGCGCGGGCGGCGCGGCGTTCACCGGCTTTCAGGGCACGGTGCAGCTGAACACCGGTACCGGCGCTGGCGGCTGGCAGGTCGCCCCCGGATTCAACGCCGCAAACCTTGCCGACGCCGACCCCAATGATGGTCTGGCCAGCTACCAGTTCGATGGCAGTGAGCCTGACGCCACGGTAGAGCTACGCCTGGTCTATCGGGAAGGCGCCAATCCCGTGCAGATCCAGGCGAGCGCCGGAGGCATTGTCGGCACCGCGGCAGATTTGGTTTTCACCCCCTCGGGCTATGTTTTCACCGACGCGCCCGTGGGCAACCCGGCGGCGCTGGATCAAAGCCTCGCCGCCAATACCGCCGGGACTGGCCGCACCCTGCATATCACCGCTTACGGCCAGACGCCCACCGACCCGGTCTGCGGCATCATCGAGAGTTACGATGGCGCGAAAGCCCTGGATTTCTGGGCCGGGTACCAGCAACCGGCCCATGCCGGCGGGGCGCCACGGCGCGTGCTGGTGGATGGCCGGGGCATCGACCATTTCGAGGGCGAGGGGCAGGCCGGCGGCGCCTGGAGCGTGAGCTTCAGCCAGGGGCGCGCGCAGGTGCCCGTACGTTACAAGGACACCGGATCGGTGCGCCTCCATGCCCGCGATACGGGCACGCCGGTGGACACGGACGATGTGCTCAGCGGTGACATACGCGGTGGCAGCCAGACCTGGGTGTCGCGGCCGGCCGAACTGTTGGTGAACGCTATCCGTCGTGCCGTTGACGGTGTGGCGAACCCCGCCGCCGCCGACGCCGACGGCCCCGCCTTCATTGCCGCCGGCGAGGATTTCCTGTTGCGGGTAGAAGCCCGGGATGCCGATGGCGATCTCACCCCCAGCTTCGGCCAGGAGGGCGAGGCTGTCGATCTTGAGCACAGCCTGCTGGCCCCCGCGGGTGGCCAGAACCCGGCCCTGCAGGATGGCGGCAGTGGTCCCCTGCAGGCCTTCAGCGGCGGCCAGGCCGACAGCCACTCGCTCAGCTGGGGCGAGGTGGGGATATTACAGATGCGGGCGCTGATCGCCGATGGCGATTATCTGGGCTCCGGCTCCCTGCAAGGCGCCTGGAGCGAGCCGGTAGGGCGCTTTCATCCGGCGAGCTTTCAGGTGCAGATCGAACCGGAGAGTGGCAGCCGGGTGGATTTTGCCGCCCCGGCCGGCAGTTTCGGCTATCTGGGGCAGGGCTTCGTCTTTGACACGCCGCCCCGGGTGACACTGCGGGCCTTGAACGCGGACGGCGCGCGGACTCGCAACTACGAAGCGGCTTTCTGGAAGCTGGGCGACGAACTGGCGCTGGGCGGCCCGGCCCGCTACAGCTACGCCGATAATGCGGTACTGACGAACCCCTCGGTCCCCGGCCTGGATTCGCCGGGTGCTGCCGTCGCCTTCCCCGATACCAGCGCCGTGGCGGGCGAGCTGGTGTTGAGCGGGGTGCATGCCGGTGCCGCCTTCGCCTACCAGCGGGGCAATATGCCGCTGGCGCCCTTCGACCCGGACGTCAGTCTCACTGTGGCATTGGACGATGGTGACGCCCAGGGGCAGGCCACGCTGACGCCCATCGGTTTCAGTATCGATGCGCTGGGCGCGGGCGAGACGGGCTACAACGATCAAGTCGATGAGCTGCTGCGCTGGGGGCGGCTGCGGGTCGCCAACAGTTACGGGCCGGAGACCCGACCTCAGCCGGTACCGCTCATTGCCGAGTACTGGTCCAGCCAGGGCGTCTTCGTGCCCAACACCCTGGATTCCAGCACACCCTACGACGGCGGGCAGCCCGGTATGCTCGCGGGCGCCACGTACCTGGGGGGTCTGAGCGCGGCGCAGCTGGGCAGCAGTGGCAGTGGCGTGCTGAGCAGCGGTGCGGCACAGTTCAGCTTGCATGACGATACCGACAGCAGCGCCGGCCCCGGCGTGCCGGGTACCGTGGTTTATCGCCTGCCGGTGCCCGATTATCTGCGCTACGACTGGGATGACGTGGACGGTGCCGGCGACGGTCCCCAAGATGACGACCCACCCGCCCGGGCCACCTTTGGGGTCTACGGCGGGCAGGAGGATCTGCTGTACTTGCGTGAAATCTACTGA
- a CDS encoding FKBP-type peptidyl-prolyl cis-trans isomerase — protein sequence MQIAKDTVVSIDYTLTDPQGTLLDSSEGREPLAYLHGARNIIPGLEKALEGKQAGDSVEVTIEPAEGYGERDDNLQQEVPKEMFEGVDQVQPGMQFQAQTPAGAQVVTVKDVQEQTVTVDANHPLAGVTLNFKVDVRDVRDASSEELEHGHPHGPEGHQH from the coding sequence ATGCAGATTGCAAAGGACACCGTCGTCTCGATCGACTACACCCTCACCGACCCGCAGGGCACCTTGCTGGACAGCTCCGAAGGTCGCGAGCCGCTGGCCTACCTGCACGGCGCGCGGAACATCATCCCCGGCCTGGAGAAGGCGCTGGAAGGCAAGCAGGCGGGTGATTCCGTCGAGGTGACGATCGAGCCGGCCGAAGGTTACGGCGAGCGCGACGACAACCTGCAGCAGGAAGTGCCCAAGGAAATGTTCGAGGGCGTGGACCAGGTCCAGCCGGGCATGCAGTTCCAGGCCCAGACCCCGGCCGGCGCCCAGGTGGTGACCGTGAAGGACGTGCAGGAGCAGACCGTGACCGTGGACGCCAACCATCCGCTGGCCGGCGTGACCCTGAACTTCAAGGTGGATGTGCGCGACGTGCGAGACGCCAGCTCCGAGGAACTGGAGCACGGCCATCCCCACGGCCCGGAAGGCCACCAGCACTAA
- a CDS encoding OmpA family protein: MKHAKTPIAALTLAVALASSAQAYVPPEFQPENTEELQLETATGAGSGALIGGLAGGPFGVVAGVIAGAFVGDRLAEARLQEEAHQAELAQIAEERERLEQDLLAAQTRAEQLQRRERLASRKQDKQRVAAELSLDVLFRTGSGELEPRARERVGELAALLQGFPQLDITLAGHADRRGSEARNLQLSRDRAEAVKQALVGAGIAAARIHTRAHGASRAKAETGDLDGLALDRRVDVTLSPAEAHYATTADAH; the protein is encoded by the coding sequence ATGAAACACGCTAAAACCCCCATCGCCGCCCTTACCCTGGCCGTCGCCCTGGCCAGCAGCGCCCAGGCCTATGTACCGCCGGAGTTCCAGCCCGAGAACACCGAAGAGCTGCAGCTGGAGACCGCCACCGGCGCGGGCAGCGGCGCGCTCATCGGCGGGCTCGCCGGCGGCCCCTTCGGCGTCGTGGCCGGTGTGATCGCGGGTGCCTTCGTCGGTGACCGCCTGGCCGAAGCCCGGCTGCAGGAGGAAGCGCATCAGGCGGAACTGGCGCAAATCGCGGAAGAGCGCGAGCGGCTGGAGCAGGACCTGCTGGCCGCGCAAACCCGCGCGGAGCAGTTGCAGCGCCGAGAGCGACTCGCCAGCCGCAAGCAGGACAAGCAGCGCGTGGCCGCTGAGCTGAGCCTGGATGTGCTGTTCCGTACCGGTTCCGGTGAATTGGAGCCCCGCGCCCGAGAGCGTGTCGGCGAGCTCGCAGCGCTGCTGCAGGGCTTCCCGCAGCTGGACATTACCCTGGCCGGCCATGCCGATCGCCGAGGCAGCGAGGCGCGCAATCTGCAGCTCTCCCGTGACCGGGCCGAGGCCGTCAAGCAGGCACTGGTCGGCGCGGGCATAGCCGCGGCACGCATTCACACCCGGGCCCACGGCGCCAGCCGAGCCAAGGCCGAAACCGGCGACCTGGACGGCCTGGCGCTGGATCGTCGGGTGGATGTGACCCTGAGCCCCGCCGAGGCCCACTACGCCACCACGGCGGATGCCCACTGA
- a CDS encoding GGDEF domain-containing protein, with the protein MVYTPDLKSAPPPSTVGDREGLLARLLAGVALFALLVLALYMAGEGQPRLGLVQLLIGLGLLAPLVHLSRAELRLRRHSHQLYRTVTELRARQAELQHLAHHDPLTGLANRTLLRQRLEQALTLAERHQTRLGVLFLDLNDFKPINDCHGHRVGDAVLREVARRLTASLRDSDTVARIGGDEFMVIINDVENQSAARAAAGKLVSAVEQPFRFEGRELPLKVSVGLSVYPDHDSDLEALMSLADLDMYRIKRSLRRRCRPRRNPPPPQPEVDHTPTGRERSLP; encoded by the coding sequence ATGGTCTACACGCCCGACTTGAAATCAGCTCCACCGCCCTCGACCGTCGGCGACCGGGAAGGTCTGCTGGCGCGCCTGCTCGCCGGCGTCGCCCTCTTCGCCCTGCTGGTGCTGGCCCTGTATATGGCCGGCGAGGGCCAGCCCCGGCTGGGGCTGGTGCAATTGCTCATCGGCCTGGGCCTGCTCGCCCCGCTGGTCCATCTAAGCCGGGCGGAGCTGCGGCTGCGCCGCCATAGCCACCAACTGTACCGCACTGTGACGGAACTGCGCGCCCGCCAGGCCGAACTCCAGCACCTCGCTCATCACGACCCGCTGACCGGGCTGGCCAATCGCACCCTACTGCGCCAACGCCTGGAGCAGGCCCTGACCCTGGCGGAACGGCATCAGACTCGGCTCGGCGTTCTGTTCCTGGATCTCAACGATTTCAAACCCATCAACGACTGCCATGGTCATCGGGTGGGTGACGCCGTGCTGCGCGAAGTCGCCCGGCGGCTGACGGCCAGCCTGCGCGATTCGGACACCGTCGCCCGCATTGGCGGCGACGAGTTCATGGTGATCATCAACGATGTGGAGAACCAAAGCGCCGCCCGGGCGGCCGCCGGCAAGCTGGTGAGCGCGGTGGAGCAGCCCTTTCGCTTCGAGGGCCGGGAACTGCCCCTGAAGGTCAGCGTGGGGCTGAGCGTGTACCCGGATCATGACAGCGATCTGGAAGCCCTGATGAGCCTGGCGGATCTGGACATGTATCGGATCAAGCGCAGCCTGCGCCGGCGTTGCCGCCCCCGGCGGAATCCGCCCCCCCCGCAGCCGGAGGTCGATCACACGCCGACCGGCCGTGAACGATCCCTGCCCTGA
- the pdsR gene encoding proteobacterial dedicated sortase system response regulator, whose translation MSRVVAIVEDEPAIRQNYCEALGRYGYQLRGYASRAEALAAFEHGLPDLVIIDVGLGEEVDGGFELCRELRARSAGLPIIFLTARDSDLDAVSGLRLGADDYLTKDISLAHLQARIATLFRRLDALSAPAESRLQRGELTLEPERMHVAWRERPVPLTVTEFWLVHALVRHPGHVKSRDQLMDAAQLVVDGPTINSHIKRVRRKFQALDSAFDRIETVYGMGYRWRS comes from the coding sequence ATGTCCAGAGTGGTGGCTATCGTCGAGGACGAACCGGCGATCCGGCAGAATTACTGTGAAGCCTTGGGGCGTTATGGCTATCAGCTCCGGGGTTACGCCTCGCGTGCCGAGGCGTTGGCCGCCTTCGAGCACGGCTTGCCGGATCTGGTGATCATCGACGTGGGCCTGGGCGAGGAGGTGGATGGCGGTTTCGAGCTTTGCCGTGAGCTGCGGGCCCGCAGCGCCGGCCTGCCCATCATCTTCCTCACGGCCCGGGACAGTGATCTGGACGCGGTCTCGGGCCTGCGCCTGGGCGCCGATGATTATCTCACCAAGGACATCAGCCTGGCGCATTTGCAGGCCCGCATCGCCACCCTGTTCCGCCGCCTGGATGCGCTCAGCGCCCCCGCCGAATCACGCTTGCAGCGCGGCGAGCTGACCCTGGAACCCGAGCGCATGCACGTGGCTTGGCGGGAGCGGCCGGTGCCGCTGACGGTGACCGAGTTCTGGCTGGTGCACGCACTGGTGCGCCACCCGGGCCATGTAAAAAGTCGCGACCAACTGATGGACGCGGCCCAGTTGGTGGTGGATGGTCCGACGATCAATTCCCACATCAAGCGCGTGCGGCGCAAGTTCCAGGCGCTGGATTCGGCGTTCGACCGGATCGAGACGGTGTACGGCATGGGCTACCGCTGGCGGAGTTGA
- a CDS encoding ATP-binding protein: MRLRRQLILVATVTLALPWAAWQYLTELEAFLRQGEERALLAGAGAMAGALAAGPLLALPAAAQRRLYVRPGARPVVDGYADEWQPWLDWTQPLDPSAPERARLALAEDEQALYLLLQVRDPRVVYEDPGLNAPKRSDHLIIELEDADGAPRRYLLSNSAPGWVVARPMGGAAAEPLRGEWQDVAGGYSLELRIPHGQAGDRLGLTLVNVDDPESREEVDRLRLPPTPLLRPSPVLAERLAELALAGRRVWLLDAQGWVLARAGELSVPAASAQGWPWWRHFVYRYLIRPPLNPPRNRQEHALRLEGEELQAAAAGTALAVWRPAEGRRAVTGSAASPVRQAGEARLIVLLEQGSEDLLLFTNQALGRLLALTGLVLLLVVGALLGYASLLSARIRRLRNAAEAALGQDGRVRPFKPSRQRDELGDLSRAVARSLERLREHTDYLQTLASKLSHELRTPLAVVGSSLDNLQAQALPAAAQPYVLRAREGTERLSGILRAMSEAQRIEESLRAESPETFPLDELLANCLEAYRAVSPEHRLRLDMPAGDYRLRGMPELLVQMLDKLMDNAFSFAPKGAEIRLGLRRIKQGLELRVANAGPPLPRDMQARLFDSMVSLREGRGDGPHLGLGLYIVRLVAQLHGGGVQARDLPGARGVEFVVLLRDVPLAP, encoded by the coding sequence ATGCGCCTGCGCCGCCAGCTCATACTCGTTGCCACGGTCACCCTGGCGCTGCCCTGGGCGGCCTGGCAGTACCTCACCGAACTGGAGGCCTTCCTGCGCCAGGGGGAAGAGCGAGCGCTGTTGGCCGGCGCCGGCGCCATGGCCGGGGCCCTGGCCGCCGGGCCGCTGCTGGCCTTGCCCGCGGCCGCCCAGCGGCGGTTGTACGTGCGCCCCGGCGCCCGCCCGGTGGTGGACGGTTACGCGGACGAGTGGCAGCCCTGGCTGGACTGGACGCAGCCGCTGGACCCATCGGCCCCCGAGCGCGCGCGCCTTGCGCTGGCGGAGGACGAGCAGGCGCTGTATCTGTTGCTGCAGGTGCGCGACCCACGGGTGGTCTATGAAGACCCGGGGCTGAACGCTCCCAAGCGCAGCGATCATCTGATCATCGAGCTTGAGGATGCCGATGGGGCGCCGCGTCGCTACCTTCTGAGCAACTCGGCGCCGGGCTGGGTGGTGGCGCGCCCCATGGGCGGGGCGGCGGCGGAGCCCTTGCGGGGCGAATGGCAGGATGTGGCCGGCGGCTACAGTCTGGAGCTGCGCATACCCCACGGCCAGGCGGGAGACCGGCTTGGCCTGACCCTGGTGAATGTGGACGACCCCGAGAGTCGCGAGGAAGTGGATCGGCTGCGCCTACCGCCGACACCGTTGCTGCGACCAAGTCCGGTGCTGGCCGAGCGGCTGGCGGAGCTTGCCCTGGCCGGGCGGCGGGTGTGGTTGCTGGATGCCCAGGGTTGGGTACTGGCCCGGGCCGGGGAGCTGAGCGTCCCGGCCGCTTCGGCGCAAGGCTGGCCCTGGTGGCGGCATTTTGTCTATCGCTACCTGATACGCCCGCCGCTCAACCCGCCGCGTAACCGGCAGGAGCACGCCCTGCGCCTGGAGGGCGAGGAGCTGCAGGCCGCGGCCGCCGGAACGGCACTGGCGGTATGGCGTCCGGCGGAGGGGCGGCGGGCGGTGACCGGTTCCGCGGCCAGCCCGGTGCGCCAGGCGGGGGAGGCGCGTTTGATCGTGCTGCTGGAGCAAGGCTCGGAAGACCTGCTGCTGTTCACCAACCAGGCGCTCGGGCGGCTGCTGGCGCTCACCGGGCTGGTGCTGCTGCTGGTGGTGGGTGCCCTGCTCGGCTATGCCAGCCTGCTCTCCGCCCGCATTCGGCGTCTGCGCAATGCCGCGGAAGCGGCCCTGGGGCAGGATGGCCGGGTACGCCCCTTCAAGCCCTCGCGCCAGCGCGACGAGCTGGGCGATCTGTCCCGTGCCGTCGCCCGCAGCCTGGAGCGGCTGCGGGAGCACACCGATTATCTGCAAACCCTGGCCTCCAAGCTCTCCCATGAGCTACGCACGCCCCTGGCGGTGGTAGGTTCCTCGCTGGACAACCTGCAGGCCCAGGCGCTGCCCGCGGCGGCCCAACCCTACGTCCTCCGGGCCCGGGAGGGCACCGAGCGGCTCTCCGGCATCCTGCGCGCCATGAGCGAGGCCCAGCGCATCGAGGAGAGCCTGCGCGCCGAGTCCCCGGAGACCTTCCCGCTGGATGAGCTGCTGGCCAATTGCCTGGAAGCCTATCGGGCGGTCTCGCCGGAGCATCGGCTGCGCCTGGACATGCCCGCGGGGGATTACCGGCTGCGCGGCATGCCGGAGCTGCTGGTGCAGATGCTCGACAAGCTCATGGACAACGCCTTCAGTTTCGCGCCGAAGGGGGCGGAGATTCGCCTGGGGCTGCGGCGGATCAAGCAGGGCCTGGAGCTGCGGGTGGCCAATGCGGGCCCACCCCTGCCACGGGACATGCAGGCGCGCCTGTTCGACTCCATGGTCTCGCTGCGCGAGGGGCGCGGGGATGGGCCCCATCTGGGCTTGGGCTTGTATATCGTGCGGCTGGTGGCACAGCTGCACGGTGGCGGGGTGCAGGCCCGCGACCTGCCCGGCGCGCGGGGGGTGGAATTCGTGGTGCTGCTGCGCGATGTGCCCCTGGCCCCGTAA
- a CDS encoding DUF2970 domain-containing protein, protein MSEQDDKPQRAPSFWQVVWSVLAAGFGVQSQRARERDFSHGKPAVFIVAGLIFTIAFVVILVVIVNLVVRSAGG, encoded by the coding sequence ATGAGTGAGCAAGACGACAAGCCCCAGCGGGCGCCGAGTTTCTGGCAGGTGGTGTGGAGCGTGCTGGCGGCGGGTTTTGGCGTGCAGTCGCAGCGGGCACGGGAGCGGGATTTCAGCCATGGCAAGCCGGCGGTGTTCATCGTCGCCGGGCTGATCTTCACCATCGCCTTCGTGGTGATTCTGGTGGTGATCGTGAACCTGGTGGTGCGTTCGGCGGGGGGCTGA